The region ACCACCGGCAACCACTACGCCGTGGTGCAGGAGATTTTCGAGACGCTCTACCGCAACGGCTACATCGTGCCCAAGGTCACCATGGGGGCGATCTCCCCGTCCACCGGCCGTACGCTGCCCGATCGCTACATCGAGGGCACCTGCCCGATCTGCGGCTACGGCAGCGCCCGGGGCGACCAGTGTGACAACTGCGGCAACCAGCTCGACCCGATCGACCTGATCGATCCCCGATCGAAGATCAACGGCGAGACGCCGCAGTTCGTGGAGACCGAGCACTTCTTCCTCGACCTGCCCGCGTTCGCCGAGGCGCTCGGTCGGTGGCTGGACAGCCGGGAGGGCTGGCGGCCCAACGTACTGCGGTTCTCCAAGAACCTCCTCGACGACCTGCAACCACGGGCCATCACCCGGGACCTGGAGTGGGGCGTACCGATCCCGCTGGAGGGCTGGCGGGACCGTACCGACAAGAGGATCTACGTCTGGTTCGACGCGGTCATCGGCTACCTCTCCGCGTCGATCGAGTGGGCCCGCCGCTCAGGCGATCCGGAGGCGTGGCGCAGGTGGTGGTCCGCCGACGACGCGCTCGGCTACTACTTCATGGGCAAGGACAACATCGTCTTCCACTCGGTGATCTGGCCGGCACTGCTGCTCGGCTACTCCGGGGCCGGCGACCGGAACGGCGAACCGGGCCAGCTGGGGGCACTCAACCTGCCCACCGAGGTGGTCTCCAGCGAATACCTGACCATGGAGGGACGCAAGTTCTCTTCCTCCCGCCGGGTGGTCATCTACGTCCGCGACTTCCTGGAGCGCTACGACGCCGACGCGCTGCGCTACTTCATCGCCGCCGCCGGGCCGGAGAGCAACGACACCGACTTCACCTGGGCCGAGTTCCTGCGCCGCAACAACGACGAACTGGTCGCCGGCTGGGGCAACCTGGTCAACCGGTCGATCTCGATGGCGGCGAAGAACTTCGGCGCGATCCCGGAGATCGACGCCGCCGGGCTCACCGAGGCGGACGAAGCGCTGCTGGCCGTTGCCCGGGCCGGCTTCGACACCGTCGGTGACCTGATCGCCCGGCACCGGCAGAAGGCGGCGATCGGCGAGGCGATGCGGGTGGTCGCCGAGGCCAACAAGTACCTTTCCGACCAGGCGCCGTGGAAGCTCAAGAGCGACGAGGACAAGCCCCGGATGGGCACCATCCTGCACGTCGCGTTGCAGGTGGTCAGCGACGCCAACACGCTGCTCACGCCCTTCCTGCCGCACTCCGCCCAGAAGATCCACGAACTGCTCGGCGGCACCGGCGTACACGCTCCGATGCCGTCCATCGTGGAGGTCGAGGATCTCGACGGAGGGCCGGCGTACCCGGTGCTGACCGGGGACTACACGGTCGGCGCACGCTGGGAGTCCGTACCGGTGGAGGCGGGTCGACCGCTGGCCGCGCCGAAGCCGGTCTTCCGCAAGCTCGACCCGTCGATCGTCGAGGAGGAACTGGCCCGGCTCGGCGGCTGACGTCGGTCCCGATCGTGACATCGGTCCCGACCACGTCGAGGCGACCGACGACGAGCCCGATCACGACGGAAGCGGCCCGGTCCTGGAGCATCCAGGGCCGGGCCGCCTTCGTTCGTTCCGTCCCACCGTCGGCAGGGCAGCGGTCGCCGCGCCCGGCCGGGACTCAAAGCATCGACACGTGTACGTGGTCGGTGTGATCGCTCGCCCCACTGTACGAGCTCCAGCCGGTCGCCGGCATCCAGATCTGCTTGTACCAGATCACGTAGTAGATACCGAGGCGGTCGGCGTTACGGACCAGGAACGCGGTGAGGTTGTTGCCGTACATCCGCTGGTCCTGGTTCTGTGCGGAGACGAAGCCCCGGTTGATCAACGACCAGTCGCAGGCGCGGCCCTTCGGGTGCTCGTACGGGCCACCTGAGCGGTAGCAGCCCACGAACCGGTTGAACCCGGCCTTCTTGACCTCCTTGTACATGTGCATCGTGCGTGGCGTGATGCAGCCGGAGGTCGTCGGGTCGTCCTGGTTGCACGACTCGCTCGGCCAGTCGCCGCTGGCCGTACGCGGGGCGGCCTTGGCCACCGGCGAGGTCGCGGTGACGAACCCCTTGGTCAGGCTCATCCCGCCGACCAGGGCGAGCGCCTTCTCCGCTTCCTTCTTCTGCTTCGTCATGATGGTCAGCTGCTTGTTCTGCTCCAGGATCTCGGCGTCGAGCTGGGCCTTGGCGCGTTCGGCGATGTCCCGGGCCTCGGTGAGTTCGCGCAGCTTCCGGTCGTTGAGCCGGTTCAGCTCGTCCAGCCGGCTCGCCCGCTCGACGAACGAGTCGGGGCTGTCACTCTCCAGCAGTACGGCAATTGCGCCGATCTTGCCCTGGCGGTAGGACTGGGCCGCGATCTGAGCCACCTGCGGGGCGAGTAGGTCGAGCCGCTCCTGGGCCTTTTGGAGTTCGAGGTTGAGAGCCTGTTGCCGCCGCTTCGACTGATCCAGCTTGGCCTTCGCCTGAATGTAGCCCCGGTTGGTCGACTCGATCACGTCGCGGAGCAGCGGCGTCTCGGTCTCGTTGGGAGTCTCGTTGGGTTCTGCCCAGGCCCGCTCGGCGGGTGCCACCAGGGCCACGGCGGTGAGTAGCGCCAGGATCGTCGTCAGCCAACCGCGCAGGGGTGCGGTCAAGATACCTTCCTTCCGTCGGCCGCCGATCGGGTTAGCTGACGGGTTCGGGGCGGAAGTGGCCCCTACCGCTTACTGCGGATTCACCCCACGAACACGGTTCCCCGATTCGCCCGGTCAGGCGATTAGGCGGCAGCCTCGCCGGCACCCGATGACGTGCCTTCTGGCGATTGCCGCCAGCGAGCCTACCCGACACCCCGGCAGGCCATCTATTTCGCCGGCACCGGCGAGAAAAGCGTTATCAGCCAGCGCCTTTCGGTAACCGTCTCGCTCTGTGTCGGCCTGCTGACACATCGGTCTTTCGTAATGTCGGCGAATGTGTG is a window of Micromonospora polyrhachis DNA encoding:
- the metG gene encoding methionine--tRNA ligase encodes the protein MSHVLAAVAWPYANGPRHIGHVSGFGVPSDVFSRYMRMAGHDVLMVSGTDEHGTPIQVQADNEGVSPRELADRYNRVIVEDLHGLGLSYDLFTRTTTGNHYAVVQEIFETLYRNGYIVPKVTMGAISPSTGRTLPDRYIEGTCPICGYGSARGDQCDNCGNQLDPIDLIDPRSKINGETPQFVETEHFFLDLPAFAEALGRWLDSREGWRPNVLRFSKNLLDDLQPRAITRDLEWGVPIPLEGWRDRTDKRIYVWFDAVIGYLSASIEWARRSGDPEAWRRWWSADDALGYYFMGKDNIVFHSVIWPALLLGYSGAGDRNGEPGQLGALNLPTEVVSSEYLTMEGRKFSSSRRVVIYVRDFLERYDADALRYFIAAAGPESNDTDFTWAEFLRRNNDELVAGWGNLVNRSISMAAKNFGAIPEIDAAGLTEADEALLAVARAGFDTVGDLIARHRQKAAIGEAMRVVAEANKYLSDQAPWKLKSDEDKPRMGTILHVALQVVSDANTLLTPFLPHSAQKIHELLGGTGVHAPMPSIVEVEDLDGGPAYPVLTGDYTVGARWESVPVEAGRPLAAPKPVFRKLDPSIVEEELARLGG
- a CDS encoding coiled-coil domain-containing protein translates to MTAPLRGWLTTILALLTAVALVAPAERAWAEPNETPNETETPLLRDVIESTNRGYIQAKAKLDQSKRRQQALNLELQKAQERLDLLAPQVAQIAAQSYRQGKIGAIAVLLESDSPDSFVERASRLDELNRLNDRKLRELTEARDIAERAKAQLDAEILEQNKQLTIMTKQKKEAEKALALVGGMSLTKGFVTATSPVAKAAPRTASGDWPSESCNQDDPTTSGCITPRTMHMYKEVKKAGFNRFVGCYRSGGPYEHPKGRACDWSLINRGFVSAQNQDQRMYGNNLTAFLVRNADRLGIYYVIWYKQIWMPATGWSSYSGASDHTDHVHVSML